One genomic segment of Mangifera indica cultivar Alphonso chromosome 6, CATAS_Mindica_2.1, whole genome shotgun sequence includes these proteins:
- the LOC123219754 gene encoding putative disease resistance protein RGA1: protein MGTADSYPLQGLSHQDSKLLFEKFAFGDDADKANSNLTAIGEEIVERSGHVPLVLKTLGTLLHKNTIKDEWLIIRNSIKWEPEQGRNNILSALKLSYAHLPSHLQRCLTYCSLFPRNFCFSSDYMICNWIAHGFLQSPAEYEDLEDAGLRYLKKLFSRCFFQDIEDHGYLFTFKMHNLTYDLVEKMAQANYRTVDLRILHDDVNSQQLCSAVMFKRFQFKELSDSVAELKHLRSLDLSWNSELEKPHEAICKLLNLQTLKLRGFSALENLPRNIQKMISLRYMELTIQCERQPEIGTESFKALQ from the exons ATGGGCACTGCTGATAGCTATCCTTTGCAAGGCCTTTCCCATCAGGATTCTAAGTTGTTGTTTGAGAAATTTGCTTTCGGGGATGACGCAGACAAagcaaattcaaatttgactgcAATCGGAGAAGAAATAGTGGAAAGAAGTGGCCATGTTCCCTTAGtcttgaaaactttaggtaccCTACTTCATAAAAACACAATAAAGGATGAGTGGCTGATAATTAGAAACAGTATCAAATGGGAGCCAGAACAAGGTAGAAACAACATTCTATCAGCGTTGAAATTGAGTTATGCTCATTTGCCATCTCATTTGCAAAGATGTTTGACCTATTGCTCCTTGTTTCCAAGGAATTTTTGTTTCAGCAGTGATTATATGATTTGTAATTGGATAGCGCATGGTTTTCTTCAATCTCCTGCTGAATATGAAGACCTGGAAGATGCTGGGTTGCggtatttaaagaaattattttcgAGGTGTTTCTTTCAAGATATTGAAGATCATGGCTATTTATTCACTTTTAAAATGCATAATCTTACATATGATCTTGTGGAGAAGATGGCACAAGCAAACTACAGAACGGTAGATCTCAGAATCTTGCATGACGACGTAAATTCTCAGCAGTTGTGCTCG GCTGTTATGTTTAAGCGGTTTCAGTTCAAAGAGCTGTCAGATTCTGTAGCTGAATTGAAACATTTGAGATCTCTTGACTTATCTTGGAATTCAGAATTGGAGAAACCCCATGAGGCTATTTGCAAGCTTCTGAATCTGCAAACCTTGAAACTTCGTGGTTTTTCAGCTCTTGAGAATTTACCCCGAAACATACAGAAGATGATTAGCCTCAGATATATGGAATTAACTATACAGTGCGAGCGTCAACCAGAAATTGGTACTGAAAGTTTCAAAGCTCTCCAGTAA
- the LOC123219755 gene encoding putative disease resistance protein RGA3 codes for MAESFLFSFSTNLLIKLSSLVSKEQSLSSGTLEPDLRKLEATLSTIKAVLLDAEEKQAHNQEIRFWLWKLKYVLYDAEDVLDEFECEASRRQVEKPKVTSFFSNFQFKMSPKIKEIRKRLDEVEGSMSKFNLSERTDVRRVFSRSSFEDNVFGREGDKENIVNLLMQPGEMESFSVIPIVGIRGIGKRTLAKMVYNDERVDKNFELKMWVCASDEFEVSKLMKEVSTSANGKKLFMVLNDVGSESLVHWNDLREILMDCARGSKIVVTTNSNQVALTMGTVPAYVLKGLSHEDSMLLFVKRAFRDGVEKNYPNLIKIGDEIVKNCGGIPLVVKTLGSVLYQNTYKHEWMLIKDSQELRLLERGTGDILPTLKLCYDHLPCHLQRCFAYCSLFPKGYRFTSDYLVHYWMALGFLASSNETEELEDVGLRYLKELFSRCLFQDIEDNGYCFTFKMHDVVHDLATSVTPRECSRDSLAPKHIAQIVRHFSFVDIQHSEKVAELLKNLRATRTILFPSLQSKNVTQSFVSSCVSNSRYLRMLCLNGLRFEELPDSVSSVKHLRFLDLCSNSVIEELPESISKLYMLQTLRLCGCSGLKKLPSNMQNMINLKYLEITTKERRLPQNGIECLSSLRHLHLSDCHHLVTLPDKMQSLSSLNTLILQGCYSLISLPCSIKHLKRLEKLVIYNCPELNLKMDLQDKEEEHCLNVKVFMINGLLELVDLPQLILQGSAKTLEYMKIEACPSLKALPEWLANLTALQKLEFGSCPELSCLPNGMNKLTSLKELKIQNSPILSESCRQNWKKISHVKEIHLDSAIASSKLYNYLINE; via the coding sequence ATGGCGGAATCCTTTCTATTCAGCTTTTCAACGAACCTTTTGATCAAACTAAGCTCCCTTGTCTCCAAAGAACAGAGCTTGTCTTCGGGCACTCTCGAACCCGACTTGCGAAAGCTCGAAGCAACTTTGTCCACCATCAAAGCTGTGCTTCTGGATGCCGAGGAAAAGCAGGCGCATAACCAAGAGATCCGCTTCTGGCTCTGGAAGCTCAAATATGTCCTTTACGATGCGGAGGATGTGTTGGATGAATTCGAATGCGAAGCTTCGAGGAGACAAGTGGAGAAGCCAAAGGTAACCTCCTTCTTCTCAAACTTTCAATTCAAAATGAGTCCTAAAATTAAGGAGATTAGGAAGAGACTAGATGAGGTTGAAGGAAGCATGTCGAAATTTAATCTTAGCGAGCGTACCGACGTCAGACGAGTCTTTTCCAGGAGCTCGTTTGAGGATAATGTTTTTGGTAGGGAAGGtgataaagaaaatattgtaaACCTTCTGATGCAACCAGGCGAGATGGAAAGCTTCTCAGTCATTCCTATAGTTGGGATTCGAGGTATTGGGAAAAGAACGCTCGCAAAAATGGTGTATAATGATGAAAGGGTGGATAAAAACTTCGAATTGAAGATGTGGGTGTGTGCATCTGATGAGTTTGAAGTTAGTAAATTGATGAAAGAAGTTTCTACTTCTGCAAATGGGAAGAAGCTTTTCATGGTCTTGAATGATGTGGGGTCTGAGAGTCTTGTTCATTGGAATGATTTGAGAGAGATATTGATGGATTGTGCTAGGGGAAGCAAAATTGTGGTTACTACGAATAGTAACCAAGTTGCCTTGACAATGGGCACTGTTCCTGCTTATGTCTTGAAAGGTCTTTCTCATGAGGATTCTATGTTGTTGTTTGTGAAACGGGCGTTCAGAGATGGCGTGGAGAAAAACTATCCAAATCTCATTAAAATTGGAGACGAAATTGTGAAGAATTGTGGGGGGATTCCTTTGGTAGTGAAGACTTTGGGTAGCGTACTTTATCAGAATACATACAAGCACGAATGGATGCTCATAAAGGATAGTCAGGAATTAAGGCTACTAGAACGAGGGACAGGCGACATCCTGCCAACGTTGAAGTTGTGTTACGATCATCTGCCGTGTCACTTGCAACGATGTTTTGCTTATTGTTCATTGTTTCCAAAGGGTTATCGTTTTACCAGTGATTATCTGGTTCATTACTGGATGGCACTTGGTTTTCTTGCATCTTCTAATGAAACGGAAGAGTTGGAAGATGTTGGGTTGAGATACTTGAAGGAATTATTTTCAAGGTGTTTGTTTCAGGATATTGAAGATAACGGTTATTGCTTTACCTTTAAAATGCATGATGTTGTCCATGATCTTGCAACCTCTGTGACCCCAAGAGAGTGTTCAAGGGATAGTTTGGCTCCCAAGCATATCGCCCAAATTGTTCGACATTTCTCCTTTGTTGACATTCAACATTCTGAGAAGGTTGCAGAGCTCTTGAAGAACTTAAGAGCTACTCGTACCATTCTTTTTCCAAGTTTGCAGTCCAAGAATGTTACTCAATCCTTTGTCAGTAGTTGCGTATCGAATTCTAGGTATCTCCGGATGTTGTGCTTAAATGGTCTTCGATTTGAGGAGCTGCCAGATTCTGTCTCTTCAGTGAAACATTTGAGATTTCTTGATTTATGTTCGAACTCTGTTATTGAGGAGCTTCCAGAGTCAATTTCAAAGCTTTATATGCTGCAAACTTTGAGACTTTGTGGGTGTTCAGGGCTGAAGAAGTTACCCAGCAATATGCAGAACATGATTAACCTCAAATATCTGGAAATCACTACGAAAGAGAGACGTCTACCACAAAATGGAATTGAATGTTTGAGTTCTCTTCGACATTTGCACTTAAGTGACTGCCACCATCTGGTAACTTTGCCTGACAAAATGCAGAGTCTCAGCAGCCTCAATACATTGATTCTGCAGGGTTGTTACAGCTTGATCTCACTCCCTTGCAGTATAAAACATCTAAAGAGATTGGAGAAGCTGGTTATATACAATTGCCCGGAGCTTAATCTGAAGATGGACTTACAAGACAAGGAAGAAGAACATTGCCTGAATGTTAAAGTGTTCATGATTAATGGATTGCTGGAGCTAGTGGATTTGCCCCAATTGATTCTTCAAGGCTCTGCAAAAACTTTAGAGTACATGAAGATTGAAGCATGTCCAAGTCTGAAAGCACTACCAGAATGGCTTGCAAATCTCACAGCACTGCAGAAACTTGAATTTGGAAGTTGTCCAGAATTGTCATGTCTGCCAAATGGGATGAACAAACTCACTTCCCTTAAAGAACTGAAGATACAGAATTCTCCTATTCTAAGTGAAAGCTGCAGAcagaattggaaaaaaatttctcaTGTTAAGGAGATTCATCTTGACTCTGCAATTGCTTCATCAAAACTCTACAATTacttaattaatgaataa